The following coding sequences are from one Saprospiraceae bacterium window:
- a CDS encoding DUF2384 domain-containing protein: MASTSIDFKSRLDKEITNVVRHSKIDRRFLSQKKSITYSDFLTNKMLMILVIREGVPYTLFQLIQQLTPFSEDNWADFLDISTKSLHRYKQTLKKFKPIQSEKIIEMAEVTKVGIDVFGDMEKFKLWLETPNFSLGNLKPMELLKDSYGKELVISELTRINYGILL, from the coding sequence ATGGCAAGCACAAGTATTGACTTTAAAAGCAGACTGGACAAGGAAATCACAAATGTGGTCAGGCATTCCAAAATTGACCGTCGCTTTCTTTCTCAGAAAAAAAGTATCACCTATTCAGACTTTTTGACCAACAAGATGCTGATGATACTTGTCATCAGAGAAGGAGTACCTTATACTTTATTTCAATTAATTCAACAACTAACTCCTTTTTCAGAGGACAATTGGGCGGATTTTCTGGATATCTCCACAAAATCACTCCACAGATACAAGCAGACCTTAAAGAAGTTTAAACCCATTCAGTCTGAAAAAATTATAGAAATGGCTGAGGTTACTAAGGTGGGTATTGACGTATTTGGAGATATGGAGAAGTTCAAACTTTGGCTCGAAACACCCAATTTCTCCCTAGGCAATTTAAAACCCATGGAACTCCTCAAAGACTCCTATGGAAAGGAGTTGGTGATCAGCGAATTGACGAGAATAAACTACGGAATTCTGCTGTAG
- a CDS encoding RES family NAD+ phosphorylase, which yields MEAFRLSRKAFAQTLSGKGAAIKGARWNSIGVEVIYTANNRSLAMAEVAVHFTLATLPADYMMVTIYIPDDISLMKLRESDLPPDWNMFPHPFSTQSIGDQFVSENKYCVLQIPSAVTHGDYNLLINPKHHEFPELKIISVVKFPFDKRIFK from the coding sequence GTGGAAGCATTTCGATTGTCGAGAAAAGCATTTGCGCAGACATTGTCCGGCAAAGGCGCAGCGATCAAAGGTGCCAGATGGAATTCAATTGGAGTTGAAGTCATTTATACCGCAAACAACCGGTCACTTGCCATGGCGGAAGTTGCAGTACACTTCACATTAGCGACTTTGCCGGCAGATTACATGATGGTCACGATTTATATTCCAGATGATATTTCACTGATGAAGCTCAGGGAATCAGACTTGCCTCCCGATTGGAACATGTTTCCACATCCATTTTCAACACAAAGCATTGGTGATCAATTCGTGTCAGAGAATAAATATTGTGTGCTTCAGATTCCATCAGCTGTAACTCATGGAGATTATAATCTTCTCATCAATCCCAAACACCATGAATTTCCGGAGTTAAAAATAATATCTGTCGTAAAGTTTCCATTTGATAAAAGGATATTTAAATAG
- a CDS encoding DUF1573 domain-containing protein produces the protein MYKIFGLAVIGLALQLTACKNDKASSTDAAATSTTTPPADASNPAAAQTAETTPPAPSGPTTTVEFETMVHDWGEIKEGDHMKYAFKFKNTGSEPLVISDAKGSCGCTVPDWPREPIAPGASGEIKVEFDSKGKGSEDGSKQTKKVTVTANTNPTQSYLTITGVVKKTPGAADATKK, from the coding sequence ATGTACAAAATCTTTGGCCTTGCTGTAATCGGTCTAGCCCTTCAACTTACAGCTTGCAAAAATGACAAAGCATCTTCAACAGATGCTGCCGCAACGTCTACTACCACTCCACCTGCTGATGCTTCAAATCCTGCTGCAGCACAAACTGCTGAGACAACTCCACCGGCACCATCCGGCCCAACTACAACTGTAGAATTTGAAACAATGGTTCACGACTGGGGTGAAATCAAAGAAGGCGATCACATGAAATATGCCTTCAAATTTAAAAACACCGGAAGCGAGCCTCTGGTCATTTCTGATGCTAAGGGTAGCTGTGGTTGTACAGTTCCTGATTGGCCGAGAGAGCCTATCGCACCGGGAGCTTCTGGAGAGATCAAAGTTGAGTTTGACTCAAAGGGTAAAGGATCAGAAGATGGTTCAAAGCAAACAAAAAAAGTTACTGTTACAGCTAACACAAACCCGACTCAGTCTTACCTTACAATTACAGGTGTAGTAAAGAAAACTCCTGGAGCAGCTGACGCTACAAAGAAATAA
- a CDS encoding DNA polymerase/3'-5' exonuclease PolX, whose protein sequence is MTNKDIGRLFDELAQLMELHGENEFKIRSYANAGLAIRKMDLPLLSQSQKENEAVKGIGKSIAEKIEELKSSGTIVALESLRSQTPEGVREMLRIKGLGPKKLKIIWHDMNIENPGELLYACQENRLLMFTGFGLKTQEEIMKNLLFFQQHKDSFLLSQIIPAADALLTALRQLKPEAQFELTGEARRWMPVCNKIHILCSEKPGQWPENLSILSENDSEVSALLDDKYPVKVDIVPSSNFGRHHFMTTGGSEAFMSEYYFQPDQTYSTEAEIFEKMGLPIIPAECRDMNSSWAEKASYLIEENDIRGVVHAHSKYSDGMYSLREMAMECIRLGYEYLVISDHSKTAAYAGGLQVERVLAQRNEIDTLNIELKPFKIFKSIESDILSDGALDYESEVLQGFDLVIASIHSQLNMTEEKAMNRLLRAIENPYTSMLGHPTGRLLLSRKAYPVDHKMMIDHCAAYGVCIEINANPMRLDLDWQWLEYATSKNVKISINPDAHNLRGITDIHWGVKMARKAGLSKADCINTLPLAEFDSWVSGRKNSNHIF, encoded by the coding sequence CTGACCAATAAAGACATCGGTCGCCTGTTTGACGAGCTCGCTCAGTTGATGGAACTACACGGTGAGAATGAATTTAAAATTCGCTCTTATGCCAATGCCGGTCTCGCCATAAGAAAAATGGACCTGCCCTTGCTCTCTCAAAGCCAAAAAGAAAATGAAGCTGTAAAAGGCATTGGAAAATCGATCGCCGAAAAAATTGAGGAACTCAAATCGTCCGGAACCATAGTTGCCCTGGAATCATTGCGGTCTCAAACTCCTGAAGGTGTCCGCGAAATGCTTCGGATCAAAGGATTGGGACCTAAAAAACTGAAGATCATCTGGCATGACATGAATATTGAAAATCCAGGTGAACTCCTCTACGCCTGTCAGGAGAACCGACTTCTCATGTTCACCGGTTTTGGACTGAAGACTCAGGAGGAGATCATGAAGAATTTGCTCTTCTTTCAGCAACACAAAGATTCCTTCCTCCTGTCTCAGATCATTCCGGCTGCAGATGCTCTCCTCACCGCACTGAGGCAACTCAAACCAGAGGCTCAATTTGAGCTCACCGGTGAAGCCCGACGGTGGATGCCTGTATGCAACAAGATCCACATCTTATGTTCTGAAAAACCAGGACAATGGCCTGAAAATCTATCCATACTCTCAGAAAACGACAGTGAAGTAAGTGCACTGCTTGATGATAAATATCCGGTCAAAGTAGATATCGTCCCCTCGTCAAACTTCGGCCGGCATCATTTTATGACTACAGGAGGGAGTGAGGCATTCATGTCTGAGTATTACTTTCAACCTGATCAAACTTACAGTACCGAAGCAGAGATCTTTGAGAAGATGGGCCTGCCAATTATTCCCGCTGAATGTCGGGACATGAATAGTTCCTGGGCGGAGAAAGCATCGTATCTGATAGAGGAAAACGACATCAGAGGTGTCGTGCATGCACACAGCAAATACAGTGACGGTATGTATTCACTTAGAGAGATGGCTATGGAATGCATCCGACTGGGATACGAATATCTGGTCATCTCTGACCATTCTAAAACGGCAGCCTATGCTGGTGGGCTACAGGTGGAAAGAGTCCTGGCACAAAGGAATGAAATAGACACTCTCAACATTGAGCTAAAGCCCTTCAAGATATTCAAAAGCATAGAATCCGATATCCTTTCTGATGGGGCTTTGGATTATGAGTCGGAGGTTTTACAAGGATTTGACCTTGTGATCGCTTCCATTCATTCCCAGCTCAACATGACTGAAGAAAAAGCGATGAATCGATTGTTGAGGGCTATTGAAAATCCATACACCTCCATGCTTGGACATCCTACGGGTAGATTGCTTCTATCCCGAAAAGCCTATCCTGTCGATCACAAGATGATGATAGACCATTGTGCGGCATATGGGGTTTGTATTGAAATCAATGCCAATCCGATGAGGTTGGATCTGGATTGGCAATGGCTGGAATATGCCACCAGCAAAAATGTAAAGATCTCCATCAACCCTGATGCGCACAATCTACGCGGTATTACAGATATTCATTGGGGTGTAAAAATGGCTCGCAAAGCTGGCTTGTCAAAAGCGGATTGCATCAACACACTTCCTTTAGCGGAATTTGATTCCTGGGTCTCCGGAAGGAAGAACTCAAACCACATCTTTTAA